CAAAGAATATATCATCGAACATCCAAAAAAGTCAACAACTTTATTACAAACTCAATCTTGATGCACTACTAGAAAACCAACTCGGACGGAGCGACCATGACCACCTTGGAAAGCTCGTGACCTATGCGACTGGGTTGCAGGCACCGACGGCTATTTGGATTGCAACGGCATTCGATCAGGAGCACCTCAACGCCCTTGTAGCGTTGAACCGTAGGACGAATAACCTTCTCCGGTGCTTCGGTGTGAAACTTGAATTAAAGCACATTGATAATTCAAGGTGTCTTCCGACCTTCACGCTTGTCGCCGAACCTCACATCAAAATTCAACAACCGACGGATGAGTCTCCAGCTACATCACACAACGAGGCGCAGCAACCCACGGATGATCGTCCACCGCCCCCTGGTGGAAACTCTGTGGAATCCCCCTACTGGTCAGCATTTAGAGAATTCTGGGATAAAAGCGGCTATATCCTCGTTCCTTATGAACGGAATAAACCTAACTATTTTGGTTTCTACATTGGGAATTTTAAGGATTTCTGGTTTGCAGCATGGCGGAATAATATTGAGACAGAGATTGCTGCGAAACTGTTCATGCACTCAAAGAATAACTTTGATGCGTTGGAAGCACAGAAGGGTGTGATAGCGTCTGAAATCCGTGAAGTGGATGAGAACCTTGAATGGGATCGGAGTCCCCCCTACAGTCCTCGTATTCCGCAAGTGGGTTTCTACAAACGCCGGCTTCCAAAGGGAGATCGATCAGATTGGGAGGACCAATTTGAGTGGTTACGTGCGACTTTTGAACATTTAGATAGGGTCTTCAGCCCACGCATAGCAGATATTGTTTCTTCTGTTGAGAATTCTTCGGAGAATGATATTTTATGAGGGGTAAGTTTCTATTTTACGGGGGTGATTTTCATGGGTTGGCCATCATTTCAAGAGGATAATCAGGACGCAGCAGGTGAACCTGTAAAGGCAGGAAAACAGAAGGTTCCAGTCATAGCAATAGAAGAAATAGAAGAAATCATAGAACCCGATCCTAGGACGGAGATATTGAAAGTGAAAAATACAGTTATCATCAAGTCAGATGGTCTGGCGATTAACTCTATTGAGATAGAAAGTTATGCCTTCGACATCATGTTCATGGATGGCGACGAGCAATTAGAACCGCAGATAGAGCTCACTGCAACCGCTGACAGTGGAAAAGTATTTCAGATCTCAACCTTCTATGACATCAAACAAGCGTGTGCT
The sequence above is a segment of the Candidatus Poribacteria bacterium genome. Coding sequences within it:
- a CDS encoding DUF4268 domain-containing protein, whose translation is KNISSNIQKSQQLYYKLNLDALLENQLGRSDHDHLGKLVTYATGLQAPTAIWIATAFDQEHLNALVALNRRTNNLLRCFGVKLELKHIDNSRCLPTFTLVAEPHIKIQQPTDESPATSHNEAQQPTDDRPPPPGGNSVESPYWSAFREFWDKSGYILVPYERNKPNYFGFYIGNFKDFWFAAWRNNIETEIAAKLFMHSKNNFDALEAQKGVIASEIREVDENLEWDRSPPYSPRIPQVGFYKRRLPKGDRSDWEDQFEWLRATFEHLDRVFSPRIADIVSSVENSSENDIL